The proteins below come from a single Kitasatospora sp. NBC_00315 genomic window:
- a CDS encoding RICIN domain-containing protein — MPRHRSAHRSRPGRLTAGLLAGTLAAAGLLSAGAPASAASEPVSVWLTTTDDAGGRHVTRGLQQQAGTAFSSGAGSGGQLISVDENTRYQQFTGGGASFTDTAAWLLNSSGALSAATRDDTMRKLFSPTDGIGLSFVRNPMGASDLARYGYTYDDVPAGQSDPALASFSLAHDQADVLPLTKQAKQLNPALSVLASPWTAPAWMKDSGALNGGWLKAEDYAAYAQYFVKYVQAYQAQGVPVNYLTVQNEPTCCAGYPSMSWNGSGLAYFTGTNLLPALANAGLSTKVLALDWNWDQYAAYAAPSVDDAAIRNHPNFGGVAWHGYGGDVGTQTTVHNQYPATDAFDTEHSGGTWIGNQQQEDMRNIIDYTRNWGKSVTKWSLAVDQNMGPHYGGCGTCTGFVTVHNGDSRSGQVDYTVEYYTMGHLTKFVKPGAYRIASTANSAVPNVAWRNPDGSKALIAYNDSGSAQNVRVNWGGQNFSYNLPAKTSATFTWNGGQSGSGSPGGAITGLAGKCLDVASAATANGTAVQLYDCNASAAQNWTLGGDGTVRALGKCLDVSGGSTADGAKVQLWDCNGSGAQQWTYSAGSHDIVNPAAGKCLDVTGNTSANGTATQIWTCTGAANQKWTAPTG, encoded by the coding sequence ATGCCCAGGCACCGATCTGCCCATCGTTCCCGTCCCGGCCGCCTCACCGCCGGCCTGCTGGCCGGCACCCTCGCCGCCGCCGGCCTGCTGAGCGCGGGGGCCCCGGCCTCCGCCGCGAGCGAACCGGTCTCGGTCTGGCTCACCACCACGGACGACGCCGGCGGCCGGCACGTCACCCGCGGTCTGCAACAGCAGGCCGGAACCGCGTTCAGCAGCGGCGCGGGAAGTGGCGGCCAGTTGATCAGCGTCGACGAGAACACCCGCTACCAGCAGTTCACCGGCGGAGGCGCCTCCTTCACCGACACCGCAGCCTGGCTGTTGAACAGCAGCGGCGCGCTCAGCGCGGCCACCCGCGACGACACCATGCGCAAGCTGTTCTCGCCCACCGACGGCATCGGACTCTCCTTCGTCCGCAACCCGATGGGCGCCTCCGACCTGGCCCGCTACGGGTACACCTACGACGACGTCCCGGCCGGCCAGAGCGATCCCGCGCTGGCCTCCTTCAGCCTGGCGCACGACCAGGCGGACGTCCTGCCGCTCACCAAGCAGGCCAAGCAGCTCAACCCCGCGCTGAGCGTGCTGGCCTCACCGTGGACGGCGCCGGCCTGGATGAAGGACAGCGGCGCCCTCAACGGCGGCTGGCTCAAGGCGGAGGACTACGCCGCCTACGCGCAGTACTTCGTCAAGTACGTCCAGGCATACCAGGCCCAGGGCGTGCCGGTGAACTACCTGACCGTGCAGAACGAGCCCACCTGCTGCGCGGGTTACCCGTCGATGAGCTGGAACGGTTCGGGGCTGGCGTACTTCACCGGGACGAACCTGCTGCCCGCGCTCGCGAACGCCGGCCTCAGCACCAAGGTCCTCGCACTGGACTGGAACTGGGACCAGTACGCGGCCTACGCCGCGCCCTCGGTCGACGACGCCGCGATCCGCAACCACCCCAACTTCGGTGGCGTGGCCTGGCACGGCTACGGCGGCGACGTGGGGACCCAGACCACCGTGCACAACCAGTACCCGGCGACGGACGCCTTCGACACCGAGCACTCCGGCGGCACCTGGATCGGCAACCAGCAGCAGGAGGACATGCGCAACATCATCGACTACACCCGCAACTGGGGTAAGTCGGTGACCAAGTGGAGCCTGGCCGTCGACCAGAACATGGGCCCGCACTACGGCGGATGCGGCACCTGCACCGGGTTCGTGACCGTCCACAACGGCGACTCCCGCAGCGGGCAGGTCGACTACACCGTCGAGTACTACACCATGGGCCACCTGACCAAGTTCGTGAAGCCGGGTGCCTACCGGATCGCCTCGACCGCCAACTCGGCCGTGCCGAACGTCGCCTGGCGCAACCCCGACGGCTCCAAGGCGCTGATCGCCTACAACGACAGCGGCTCCGCGCAGAATGTGCGGGTCAACTGGGGCGGCCAGAACTTCAGCTACAACCTGCCCGCCAAGACCTCGGCCACCTTCACCTGGAACGGCGGTCAGAGCGGATCGGGCAGCCCCGGCGGAGCGATCACCGGCCTGGCCGGCAAGTGCCTGGACGTCGCCTCGGCCGCCACGGCCAACGGCACCGCCGTCCAGCTCTACGACTGCAACGCCAGTGCCGCGCAGAACTGGACGCTCGGCGGCGACGGCACCGTCCGCGCCCTCGGCAAGTGCCTGGACGTCAGCGGCGGCTCCACCGCCGACGGCGCCAAGGTGCAACTCTGGGACTGCAACGGCTCCGGCGCCCAGCAGTGGACGTACTCCGCCGGCTCGCACGACATCGTCAACCCGGCCGCGGGCAAGTGCCTGGACGTCACCGGCAACACCTCCGCCAACGGGACGGCGACCCAGATCTGGACCTGCACCGGCGCTGCCAACCAGAAGTGGACCGCGCCGACCGGCTGA
- a CDS encoding AI-2E family transporter: MRSEAAARRARRTALARVHPRPAGRGGRDAPAGAHVNGSAVGPVLQRVAGYAWRLLLVGALVYAVLVLLGKLVLPVVAVFVALVVTAILRPATDLLARRIPRPLAVAVVVVGSLLVVAAALSFVGETVADEWTKVGNDFRGGLDRIERWLEGAPFHVRPGAVTDLRSKITSFISSHRSTLVSTAVGEATRVVEIVTGGALALFCSIFFIHSGDGMWRWAEELLPRGGRASWDAAGRAAWRTFAGYTRGIMIVAATNATLVGIALAVLGVPLALPLTVLEFFATLVPLIGSPVAMAIAAVVALAAKGPVTALVVLALIVVIGQIEGHLLHPLVMSWAVRLHPVVVALSVTAGGILAGVIGAVVSVPTVSVIWAVVSELRRRHAGTP, translated from the coding sequence ATGAGGTCAGAGGCGGCAGCCCGGCGGGCCCGGCGCACGGCCCTCGCTCGCGTCCACCCCCGGCCGGCCGGACGAGGGGGGCGGGACGCCCCGGCCGGGGCGCACGTCAACGGCTCTGCGGTCGGCCCCGTACTCCAGCGGGTCGCCGGGTACGCCTGGCGACTGCTGCTGGTCGGCGCGCTGGTCTACGCGGTGCTGGTGCTGTTGGGCAAGCTGGTGCTGCCGGTGGTGGCGGTGTTCGTGGCGCTGGTGGTCACGGCGATCCTGCGCCCGGCGACGGATCTGCTGGCCCGTCGGATCCCCCGCCCGCTCGCCGTCGCGGTCGTCGTGGTCGGCTCGCTGCTGGTGGTGGCCGCCGCCCTGTCGTTCGTCGGCGAGACCGTGGCCGATGAGTGGACGAAGGTGGGCAACGACTTCCGGGGCGGGCTCGACCGGATCGAACGCTGGCTGGAGGGGGCTCCCTTCCACGTCCGGCCGGGCGCCGTCACCGACCTCCGTTCGAAGATCACCTCCTTCATCTCCTCGCACCGCTCGACCCTGGTCAGTACGGCGGTCGGCGAGGCCACCCGGGTGGTGGAGATCGTGACCGGCGGTGCGCTGGCCCTCTTCTGCTCGATCTTCTTCATCCACTCGGGCGACGGCATGTGGCGGTGGGCGGAGGAGCTGCTGCCGCGCGGCGGGCGGGCGTCCTGGGACGCGGCCGGGCGGGCCGCCTGGCGGACCTTCGCCGGCTACACCCGCGGCATCATGATCGTCGCGGCCACCAACGCGACCCTGGTCGGCATCGCCCTCGCCGTTCTCGGGGTGCCGCTGGCGCTGCCGCTGACCGTGCTGGAGTTCTTCGCCACCCTGGTACCGCTGATCGGGTCGCCCGTCGCGATGGCGATCGCCGCCGTGGTGGCGCTGGCCGCGAAGGGGCCGGTCACCGCGCTCGTCGTGCTGGCGCTGATCGTGGTGATCGGCCAGATCGAGGGCCATCTGTTGCATCCGCTGGTGATGAGCTGGGCCGTGCGGCTGCACCCGGTCGTGGTGGCGTTGTCGGTGACCGCGGGCGGGATCCTGGCCGGGGTGATCGGCGCGGTCGTCTCGGTCCCGACGGTCTCGGTGATCTGGGCGGTGGTGAGCGAACTGCGTCGCCGGCACGCCGGTACGCCGTGA
- the dmpI gene encoding 4-oxalocrotonate tautomerase DmpI, producing the protein MPIVTVQQGPRTVELKRDLVARITDAFVDAYQIPAETVQVWIHEVPADSWAAAGKLIADK; encoded by the coding sequence ATGCCCATCGTCACCGTCCAGCAGGGCCCCCGTACCGTCGAGCTCAAGCGCGACCTGGTCGCCCGGATCACCGACGCCTTCGTGGACGCCTACCAGATCCCGGCCGAGACCGTGCAGGTGTGGATCCACGAGGTGCCCGCCGACAGCTGGGCCGCGGCGGGCAAGCTCATCGCGGACAAGTGA
- a CDS encoding LysR family transcriptional regulator — protein sequence MELRQLRYFVTVAEELHFGRAAERLLIGQPAVSQQIRRLERELKLELFDRGPRLVRLTAAGETFLPAARAVLSAEDAARAVAGALLTGTAGVLRLATITGLGERLDRVLDVFERRAPGVRVELDALPLKERLTRLADGRLDAAFVRGADSRENPGLDRHPLWEDELVAAVPARHELAGRPSVTLAELAALPLRLTERRNHPALVDLVLGGCRQAGFEPIPGPVSGSLQDTLAAIGAGTPMWTVVYGANARMLRIPRVAFVPFAPPGLSLPTSLLVRSGAPAAPVALLLKACRAEVRRPAACDDQDR from the coding sequence GTGGAACTTCGGCAGCTGCGGTACTTCGTCACGGTCGCGGAGGAACTGCACTTCGGTCGGGCGGCGGAGCGGCTGCTGATCGGCCAGCCCGCCGTCAGCCAGCAGATCCGCCGCCTGGAGCGCGAGCTGAAGCTGGAGTTGTTCGACCGGGGGCCCAGGCTGGTGCGGCTGACCGCCGCGGGGGAGACCTTCCTGCCCGCCGCCCGCGCCGTGCTCTCCGCAGAGGACGCCGCCCGTGCGGTGGCGGGCGCCCTGCTGACCGGCACGGCCGGAGTGCTGCGGCTCGCCACCATCACCGGCCTCGGCGAGCGCCTGGATCGCGTCCTGGACGTCTTCGAGCGGCGCGCCCCCGGTGTGCGGGTGGAGCTGGACGCGCTGCCACTGAAGGAGCGGTTGACCCGGCTCGCCGACGGCCGCCTGGACGCGGCCTTCGTCCGGGGCGCGGACTCCCGGGAGAACCCGGGCCTCGACCGTCATCCGCTCTGGGAGGACGAGTTGGTGGCCGCCGTGCCGGCCCGCCACGAGCTGGCCGGCCGGCCCTCGGTCACGCTCGCCGAACTGGCCGCGCTGCCGCTGCGGCTGACGGAGCGGCGCAACCACCCGGCGCTGGTCGACCTGGTGCTCGGCGGCTGCCGGCAGGCCGGGTTCGAGCCGATCCCCGGGCCGGTCTCCGGATCGCTGCAGGACACCCTCGCCGCGATCGGCGCCGGAACCCCGATGTGGACGGTGGTGTACGGAGCCAACGCCCGGATGCTGCGGATCCCCCGGGTCGCCTTCGTTCCGTTCGCCCCGCCGGGTCTTTCGCTGCCGACCTCGCTGCTGGTCCGCTCCGGCGCCCCCGCCGCCCCGGTCGCCCTGCTGTTGAAGGCCTGCCGCGCGGAGGTCAGGAGACCTGCGGCCTGCGACGATCAGGATCGGTGA
- a CDS encoding glycoside hydrolase family 3 C-terminal domain-containing protein yields MPRWKRRSTLPAALAAVLVAGVVTAAGAPARADAQPWTNAAQTPAQRADELLAAMTQAEKLTMLHGGPSCGYAGCVPANTRLGIPALHLQDGPVGAGDGWTGVTQLAAPVAGAASWDPALMQSYGQVLGSEQWAKGTNVVLAPTINIVRDPRWGRAFESLGEDPYLAGQLGAADILGIQSQGPMAQVKHLAVYNQETNRNTTADNAVVSDRAEREIYLPAFEAAVKQGQAASVMCSYSAVNGPFACENGPLQNSVLKGDLGFTGFITSDWGATHSTVASANNGLDMEMPGADYYGTALTTAVANGQVSQATVDDHTRRILVSMFRQGLFDRANTGSTDAVVTSDAHAAVARQVATEGSVLLKNASSVLPLASSGHSVAVIGDDAGAGAMTQGGGSANVNAPHIVTPYQGIRDRAGSGSTVTYAQGVTPAGGALPAVPTGYLKPSSGSGTGLYGEYHNSTDLSGPVVTARVDQTIDNVWGGQSPAPGVNTTNWSAKWTGTLTPPTSGSYQFSLNSDDGSRLIVGGQQIVNNWYNQGPTTRTGSVTLTAGQPVSIEVDYYQAGGGSNASLGWQVPGQNAHDQAVAAARTSDTALVFVSDFQSEGSDLRTIDLSAEQNQLVTDVAAVNPHTVVVVNSGSAVTMPWADSVQGIVENWYPGQEDGAAIAALLYGDADFSGKLPVTFPRSLADVPASTTAQWPGQNGTVQYSEGVGVGYRWYDGQNRTPLFPFGYGLSYTTFGYGNLAVSAPDASGNVSVGFDVTNTGTRAGAEVAQVYVGQPAASGEPPKNLRGFQRVTLNPGQTQHVSVTLDARSFQYWNNGWTTATGSNAVYVGASSRDIRLTGQTTVGAGDPGTGNPGGQSALTRTGWTATASTGTEAPANMLDGNAATRWSSGTAMANGQSITVDMGATHSIDQIGLDAGTSAGDYPRGYQVQLSTDGTTWTSPVATGTGTTALVTASFPAQNARWIKVTQTGTNSSWWSVSEFNAYTAGGVPAPTQLARTGWTASASTGTEAPANMLDGNAATRWSSGTAMANGQSITVDMGATHSVSRIGLDAGTSAGDYPRGYQVQLSTDGTTWTSPVATGTGTTALVTASFPAQNARWIKVTQTGTNSSWWSVSEFNAYG; encoded by the coding sequence GTGCCCCGCTGGAAACGCCGGTCCACCCTTCCCGCAGCTCTCGCCGCCGTCCTGGTCGCCGGAGTCGTCACCGCCGCCGGTGCTCCGGCCCGTGCCGACGCCCAGCCCTGGACCAACGCGGCCCAGACACCGGCCCAGCGGGCCGACGAGCTGCTCGCCGCGATGACGCAGGCCGAGAAGCTCACCATGCTGCACGGCGGCCCGTCCTGCGGGTACGCCGGCTGCGTTCCCGCCAACACCCGCCTGGGCATCCCCGCGCTGCACCTCCAGGACGGCCCGGTCGGCGCCGGGGACGGCTGGACCGGCGTCACCCAGTTGGCGGCGCCGGTGGCCGGGGCCGCCAGCTGGGATCCGGCGCTGATGCAGAGCTACGGCCAGGTGCTCGGCTCCGAGCAGTGGGCCAAGGGCACCAACGTCGTGCTGGCACCGACCATCAACATCGTCCGTGACCCGCGCTGGGGCCGGGCGTTCGAGTCGCTGGGCGAGGACCCGTACCTGGCCGGTCAGCTCGGGGCGGCCGACATCCTCGGCATTCAGAGCCAGGGCCCGATGGCCCAGGTCAAACACCTGGCGGTCTATAACCAGGAGACCAACCGCAACACCACCGCCGACAACGCGGTCGTCTCCGACCGGGCCGAGCGGGAGATCTACCTGCCGGCCTTCGAGGCCGCCGTCAAGCAGGGCCAGGCGGCCTCGGTGATGTGCTCGTACTCGGCCGTCAACGGCCCCTTCGCCTGCGAGAACGGGCCGCTGCAGAACAGCGTCCTGAAGGGTGATCTCGGCTTCACCGGCTTCATCACGTCGGACTGGGGAGCCACCCACTCCACCGTCGCCTCCGCCAACAACGGTCTGGACATGGAGATGCCCGGCGCCGACTACTACGGCACCGCGCTGACCACCGCCGTCGCGAACGGACAGGTCTCCCAGGCCACGGTCGACGACCACACCCGGCGGATCCTGGTCTCGATGTTCCGCCAGGGCCTGTTCGACCGTGCCAACACCGGCTCGACCGACGCGGTGGTCACCAGCGACGCGCACGCCGCGGTCGCCCGACAGGTCGCCACCGAGGGCAGTGTCCTGCTGAAGAACGCCTCCTCGGTCCTGCCGCTCGCCTCCTCCGGCCACTCGGTCGCGGTGATCGGCGACGACGCCGGCGCCGGCGCGATGACCCAGGGCGGTGGCAGCGCGAACGTCAACGCCCCGCACATCGTCACCCCCTACCAGGGCATCAGGGACCGCGCCGGATCGGGCAGCACGGTGACGTACGCCCAGGGCGTGACGCCGGCCGGCGGGGCACTGCCCGCCGTGCCCACCGGCTACCTCAAACCGTCCTCGGGCAGCGGCACCGGCCTGTACGGCGAGTACCACAACAGCACCGACCTCTCCGGTCCGGTGGTCACCGCCCGCGTCGACCAGACGATCGACAACGTCTGGGGCGGGCAGTCCCCCGCCCCCGGGGTCAACACCACCAACTGGTCGGCCAAGTGGACGGGCACCCTGACACCGCCGACCAGTGGCAGCTACCAGTTCTCGCTGAACAGCGACGACGGCAGCCGGCTGATCGTGGGGGGCCAGCAGATCGTCAACAACTGGTACAACCAGGGACCGACCACCCGCACCGGCAGCGTCACGCTCACCGCCGGCCAGCCGGTGAGCATCGAGGTGGACTACTACCAGGCGGGCGGCGGCAGCAACGCCTCGCTCGGCTGGCAGGTGCCCGGCCAGAACGCGCACGACCAGGCCGTGGCGGCCGCCCGGACCTCGGACACCGCCCTGGTCTTCGTCAGCGACTTCCAGTCCGAGGGCAGTGACCTGCGCACCATCGACCTGTCCGCCGAGCAGAACCAGCTGGTCACGGACGTCGCGGCCGTCAACCCGCACACGGTCGTGGTGGTGAACAGCGGCTCGGCCGTGACCATGCCCTGGGCCGACTCCGTCCAGGGCATCGTGGAGAACTGGTACCCGGGTCAGGAGGACGGCGCGGCGATCGCCGCGCTGCTGTACGGCGACGCCGACTTCTCGGGCAAGCTCCCCGTCACCTTCCCGAGGTCGCTCGCCGACGTACCCGCCTCGACCACCGCGCAGTGGCCCGGGCAGAACGGCACCGTGCAGTACTCCGAGGGCGTGGGTGTCGGGTACCGCTGGTACGACGGGCAGAACAGGACCCCGCTGTTCCCGTTCGGCTACGGGCTCTCCTACACCACCTTCGGGTACGGGAACCTCGCCGTCTCCGCGCCGGACGCCTCGGGCAACGTGAGCGTCGGGTTCGACGTCACCAACACCGGCACCCGGGCGGGGGCCGAGGTCGCCCAGGTCTACGTCGGGCAGCCGGCCGCCTCCGGCGAGCCGCCGAAGAACCTCCGGGGCTTCCAGCGGGTGACGCTGAACCCCGGCCAGACCCAGCACGTGAGCGTGACGCTGGACGCGCGCAGCTTCCAGTACTGGAACAACGGCTGGACCACCGCGACCGGCAGCAACGCCGTGTACGTCGGTGCGTCCTCCCGGGACATCCGGCTGACCGGGCAGACCACCGTCGGCGCCGGCGATCCGGGCACCGGCAACCCCGGCGGCCAGAGCGCCCTCACCCGGACGGGGTGGACCGCCACCGCGTCCACGGGCACCGAGGCGCCGGCGAACATGCTCGACGGGAACGCCGCCACCCGCTGGTCCTCCGGGACCGCCATGGCGAACGGCCAGAGCATCACCGTCGACATGGGCGCCACCCACAGCATCGACCAGATCGGCCTGGACGCCGGCACCAGCGCCGGCGACTACCCCCGCGGCTACCAGGTCCAGCTCTCCACCGACGGCACCACCTGGACGAGCCCGGTCGCCACCGGCACCGGCACCACCGCCCTGGTCACCGCGAGCTTCCCCGCCCAGAACGCCCGCTGGATCAAGGTCACCCAGACCGGGACCAACTCCTCCTGGTGGTCCGTAAGCGAGTTCAACGCCTACACCGCCGGAGGGGTCCCGGCCCCGACCCAGCTGGCCCGCACGGGGTGGACGGCCTCGGCCTCGACCGGGACGGAGGCGCCGGCGAACATGCTCGACGGGAACGCCGCCACCCGCTGGTCCTCCGGCACCGCCATGGCGAACGGCCAGAGCATCACCGTCGACATGGGCGCCACCCACAGCGTCAGCCGGATCGGCCTGGACGCCGGCACCAGCGCCGGCGACTACCCCCGCGGCTACCAGGTCCAGCTCTCCACCGACGGCACCACCTGGACGAGCCCGGTCGCCACCGGCACCGGCACCACCGCCCTGGTCACCGCGAGCTTCCCCGCCCAGAACGCCCGCTGGATCAAGGTCACCCAGACCGGGACCAACTCCTCCTGGTGGTCCGTCAGCGAGTTCAACGCCTACGGCTGA
- a CDS encoding GNAT family N-acetyltransferase, whose amino-acid sequence MSEHAVSVTTWHLEQSSADEVRPGRAPADLGLSLVRAESAGPEFARFLYTAVGGAWSWTDRLPWTYRQWEQHLAREGVEIWVAWVHGSPAGFAELEPHADGVVEIAYFGLLPAFVGRRIGGHLLGRTLQRAWDLAERHPTLPGTRLVTVHTCSLDSPAALRNYEARGMRVCRTETAEQQIGTAPGPWPGAHRDEPTE is encoded by the coding sequence ATGAGTGAGCACGCCGTCTCCGTGACGACCTGGCACCTGGAACAGAGCTCCGCCGACGAGGTCCGCCCCGGCCGGGCCCCGGCCGACCTCGGGCTGAGCCTCGTACGCGCCGAGTCGGCCGGCCCGGAGTTCGCCCGTTTCCTCTACACCGCCGTGGGCGGTGCCTGGTCCTGGACGGACCGCCTGCCGTGGACCTACCGGCAGTGGGAGCAGCACCTCGCCAGGGAGGGTGTGGAGATCTGGGTCGCCTGGGTGCACGGCTCCCCCGCCGGCTTCGCCGAACTGGAGCCGCACGCCGACGGCGTGGTGGAGATCGCCTACTTCGGCCTGCTGCCGGCCTTCGTCGGCCGGCGCATCGGCGGACATCTCCTCGGCCGGACCCTCCAGCGGGCCTGGGACCTCGCCGAACGCCACCCCACCCTGCCCGGGACCCGCCTGGTCACGGTGCACACCTGCTCACTGGACAGCCCGGCGGCGCTGCGCAACTACGAGGCCCGGGGCATGCGGGTGTGCCGCACCGAGACCGCCGAGCAGCAGATCGGCACGGCACCCGGCCCCTGGCCGGGAGCACACCGCGACGAACCGACCGAGTGA
- a CDS encoding ricin-type beta-trefoil lectin domain protein has product MPRPSRLAALVTPLALAAGALLAAAPQASAAANPGPGFPAQYAAPYVETWNSPNALANARTATGLKYFTLAFVISDGSCNATFNGNTAITDAGWTSAVNSLRAAGGDVIASFGGASGTELGQACTSVSSLKAQYKRVVDTLNLTKIDLDVEGGALGDTAANDRRNQALASLQQDYAAAGRNLAVHYTLPVNPTGLEADSLSLLNNAKSRGLNVGVVNIMTMDYGATLDMGKAATDAASALHTQLGQIWTTKTSQQLWAMEGNTPMIGVNDSTNEVFSTANATTLTNFARGNGIQLLAYWALGRDKACASNGTLSDSCSGTSQSAYQFATTFNAVTGGGTTTPPRTGRITGYGGKCVDIAAASSANGTAVQLYDCNGTTAQNWTVATDGSLQALGKCLDATSAGTANGTLLQLWDCNGTGAQKWQAGSNNTLVNPVSGRCLDATGPSSANGTRLQLWDCFGAANQQWLLPS; this is encoded by the coding sequence ATGCCACGCCCCTCCCGCTTGGCCGCACTGGTCACCCCGCTCGCCCTGGCCGCCGGCGCCCTGCTGGCCGCCGCACCCCAGGCGAGCGCAGCCGCCAACCCCGGCCCCGGCTTCCCCGCGCAGTACGCCGCGCCCTACGTCGAGACCTGGAACTCCCCCAACGCCCTCGCCAACGCCCGTACCGCGACCGGGCTGAAGTACTTCACCCTGGCCTTCGTGATCAGCGACGGCAGCTGCAACGCCACCTTCAACGGCAACACCGCCATCACCGACGCCGGGTGGACGTCCGCCGTCAACAGCCTGCGCGCGGCCGGCGGTGACGTGATCGCCTCCTTCGGCGGCGCCTCGGGCACCGAACTCGGCCAGGCCTGCACCTCGGTGAGCAGCCTGAAGGCGCAGTACAAGAGGGTGGTCGACACCCTCAACCTCACCAAGATCGACCTGGACGTCGAGGGCGGCGCGCTGGGCGACACCGCCGCCAACGACCGGCGCAACCAGGCGCTCGCCTCGCTCCAGCAGGACTACGCGGCGGCCGGGCGCAACCTCGCCGTGCACTACACCCTGCCGGTCAACCCGACCGGCCTGGAGGCCGATTCGCTCAGCCTGCTGAACAACGCGAAGAGCCGGGGCCTGAACGTCGGCGTCGTCAACATCATGACGATGGACTACGGCGCCACGCTGGACATGGGCAAGGCCGCCACCGACGCCGCGAGCGCCCTGCACACCCAGCTCGGGCAGATCTGGACCACCAAGACCTCGCAGCAGCTGTGGGCGATGGAGGGCAACACCCCGATGATCGGGGTGAACGACTCGACCAACGAGGTGTTCAGCACCGCCAACGCCACCACCCTCACCAACTTCGCGCGCGGCAACGGCATCCAGCTGCTGGCGTACTGGGCCCTCGGCCGCGACAAGGCCTGCGCCTCGAACGGCACGCTCTCCGACTCGTGCAGCGGGACCTCGCAGAGCGCCTACCAGTTCGCCACCACCTTCAACGCCGTCACCGGCGGGGGCACCACCACCCCGCCGCGCACCGGCCGGATCACCGGCTACGGCGGCAAGTGCGTCGACATCGCGGCCGCCTCCAGCGCCAACGGCACGGCCGTCCAGCTGTACGACTGCAACGGCACCACCGCGCAGAACTGGACGGTGGCTACCGACGGTTCCCTCCAGGCTCTCGGCAAGTGCCTGGACGCCACCAGCGCGGGCACCGCGAACGGCACCCTGCTCCAGTTGTGGGACTGCAACGGCACCGGCGCCCAGAAGTGGCAGGCCGGCAGCAACAACACCCTGGTCAACCCGGTCTCCGGACGCTGCCTGGACGCCACCGGTCCCAGCTCCGCCAACGGCACCCGGCTCCAGCTGTGGGACTGCTTCGGCGCGGCGAACCAGCAGTGGCTGCTGCCGTCCTGA
- a CDS encoding cytochrome P450 gives MTQESITAGESVGEETSGRNREQPGPVSRWEFEGSRWLVTGHEAVCAAAKNPGTFSSRHDLPNGSSPYLGVMVPATPIRGVPTEIDAPLHQEYRKILNSQFSPTVVRAMAPRILEFTDWCIDQWVGTGEADLFHGLAKLVPTMTVLDLLGLPVADAAIVADAANLSGDDRFEPNKAFELLFARITETIAARREKPEDDLLSRLVTAEIEGRPFTDMELVELSFTMVIAGVSSTARLVLGTLSYLGAHPDRRTVLIEDPSRLATAMEEFLRFYSPAPFQSRTATEDVCFYGQDIKAGEWVALSWAAANRDPEVFEDPTQIVLDRTPNRHLALGHGIHFCLGGGLGKAEALTMVERVLSRIPDYRVREENRPADGDGGLDGAIDWEARISRALPVSFTPGTPVGTASFRLNSLF, from the coding sequence ATGACTCAGGAATCCATCACCGCAGGGGAATCGGTGGGCGAGGAGACCTCGGGGCGAAACAGGGAGCAGCCCGGGCCGGTCTCCCGCTGGGAGTTCGAGGGCAGTCGGTGGCTGGTGACGGGCCACGAGGCCGTCTGCGCCGCCGCGAAGAACCCGGGGACGTTCTCGTCCCGTCACGATCTGCCGAACGGGTCCAGCCCCTACCTGGGGGTCATGGTTCCCGCCACTCCCATCCGCGGGGTGCCCACGGAGATCGATGCGCCGCTGCACCAGGAGTACCGCAAGATCCTCAACTCGCAGTTCTCGCCCACCGTGGTCCGGGCGATGGCTCCGCGCATCCTGGAGTTCACCGACTGGTGCATCGACCAGTGGGTCGGGACCGGTGAGGCCGACCTCTTCCACGGGCTGGCCAAGCTCGTTCCGACGATGACCGTGCTCGACCTCCTGGGGCTCCCGGTCGCCGACGCGGCCATCGTCGCCGACGCGGCCAACCTGAGCGGCGACGACCGGTTCGAGCCGAACAAGGCGTTCGAGCTGCTGTTCGCCCGGATCACCGAGACCATCGCCGCCCGCCGGGAGAAGCCCGAGGACGACCTCCTCTCCAGGCTGGTGACCGCCGAGATCGAGGGCCGCCCCTTCACCGACATGGAGTTGGTGGAGCTGAGCTTCACCATGGTCATCGCAGGCGTGTCCAGTACCGCCCGCCTCGTACTCGGCACCCTCTCGTATCTCGGTGCCCACCCCGACCGGCGAACGGTGCTGATCGAGGACCCGAGCCGGCTGGCGACCGCCATGGAGGAGTTCCTCCGCTTCTACAGCCCGGCGCCGTTCCAGTCCCGGACGGCGACCGAGGACGTGTGCTTCTACGGCCAGGACATCAAGGCCGGCGAGTGGGTGGCCCTCAGCTGGGCGGCGGCCAACCGGGACCCCGAGGTCTTCGAGGATCCGACGCAGATCGTCCTCGACCGCACGCCGAACCGGCACCTCGCACTGGGCCACGGGATCCACTTCTGCCTCGGCGGTGGCCTGGGCAAGGCGGAGGCCCTCACCATGGTCGAGCGGGTTCTCAGCCGAATCCCCGACTACCGCGTCCGCGAGGAGAACCGGCCGGCCGACGGCGACGGCGGCCTCGACGGCGCCATCGACTGGGAGGCTCGCATTTCTCGCGCGCTTCCGGTCTCCTTCACGCCGGGCACTCCTGTCGGCACCGCGTCCTTCAGGCTGAACTCCCTCTTCTGA